One stretch of Saccharopolyspora erythraea DNA includes these proteins:
- a CDS encoding NmrA family NAD(P)-binding protein produces MYVITGASGRTGRAAASHLLENGHNVRAVGRNPRNLAHLADHGVQIHQADQSDPTAMTSALRGADAAYLVIQPNYIPDHPDFAAFQDHAAAALTDAVTQSGVPRVVALSSWGAQHTSGTGPVAGLHRFENRLSSIPGVDITWLRAGYYMENLLDHLDSVRTRRRIIAPFDPDVPLPLITTTDVGIAAAEELTRPQTGTLIRELHGERDVSMNEVARAIATAIDAPVTYERCTVETFHEQLREAGVSDNVAAMMAEVPHAVNTGHLRMTQPRTPETATPTSLETFIKTEFVPALNAF; encoded by the coding sequence ATGTACGTCATCACCGGAGCCAGCGGCCGCACCGGCCGCGCGGCGGCATCGCACCTGCTGGAAAACGGCCACAACGTGCGAGCAGTCGGCCGCAATCCGCGCAACCTCGCGCACCTCGCCGACCACGGAGTCCAGATCCACCAGGCCGACCAATCCGACCCCACCGCGATGACCAGCGCTCTCCGCGGAGCAGATGCCGCCTACTTGGTCATCCAACCCAACTACATCCCCGACCACCCCGACTTCGCCGCCTTCCAGGACCACGCGGCAGCCGCCCTCACCGACGCTGTCACCCAATCCGGGGTGCCCCGTGTCGTAGCGCTGAGCAGCTGGGGAGCACAACACACCAGCGGAACCGGCCCCGTTGCAGGCTTGCACCGCTTCGAGAACCGTCTTTCGAGCATTCCCGGAGTGGACATCACGTGGCTGCGCGCGGGCTACTACATGGAAAACCTCCTCGACCACCTCGACTCCGTGCGTACCCGACGTCGGATCATCGCGCCGTTCGACCCCGACGTGCCACTGCCGCTGATCACCACGACCGACGTCGGCATCGCCGCGGCCGAGGAACTGACACGACCACAGACCGGGACACTAATCCGGGAACTGCACGGTGAACGAGACGTGAGCATGAACGAGGTCGCACGGGCGATCGCAACAGCGATCGACGCACCCGTGACCTACGAACGCTGCACTGTGGAGACTTTCCACGAGCAACTGCGCGAAGCCGGTGTGTCGGACAACGTCGCCGCGATGATGGCGGAAGTCCCGCACGCTGTGAACACCGGTCACCTGCGCATGACCCAGCCGCGAACCCCGGAGACAGCCACCCCGACATCGCTGGAGACATTCATCAAGACCGAATTCGTGCCTGCACTCAACGCCTTCTGA